A genomic segment from Panthera tigris isolate Pti1 chromosome A1, P.tigris_Pti1_mat1.1, whole genome shotgun sequence encodes:
- the LOC122230450 gene encoding 40S ribosomal protein S29 has protein sequence MGHQQLYWSHPRKFGQGSRSCRVCSNRHGLIRKYGLNMCRQCFRQYAKDIGFIKLD, from the coding sequence ATGGGTCACCAGCAGCTCTACTGGAGCCATCCGAGGAAATTTGGCCAGGGTTCTCGTTCTTGCCGCGTCTGCTCAAACCGGCACGGTCTGATCCGGAAATACGGCCTCAACATGTGCCGCCAGTGTTTCCGTCAATACGCGAAGGATATAGGCTTCATTAAGTTGGATTAA